A window of Verrucomicrobiia bacterium contains these coding sequences:
- a CDS encoding TolC family protein: MKSTAPFLAGVGLLILLGAAGCTTKYFRKSADKQVYGIVRNKSPAVPNMDPHFTIEQTNSPLLEQLPISTNAPDFLGAYGERERGARALSLESALALAIHYSRSYQSRKEQLYLSALNLTLSRHRFTPIFNAEGNINYGGETERAVAYQLNQATGLLEPVVSDSLVEQQRIAANGTLLGADWLIRGVGELSASLTADFIRFVTGGPQTLSQSQLNASFTRPLLQNAAFKAEMEALTQDERQVLYDLRDFTRYRKDFAVQIATAYYGVLGSRDAARNNFLNLKSSRKNAERSRALAQEGRITQSDLGRLEQQELTAESSWINAIRNYQQALDNFKLQLGLSVDANLVLEDRELERLQIRDPKLSVDESIRIALVARLDYLNVKDELGDAGRKVDVAISALKPRVDFVSTVNMSSNPDRTGGLQMPDPQRYSWSAGALVDPGLDRLPQRNNYRTALITRERARRAVDEQEDQIKLQVRDSWRTLDQAKRNYEISEIGVTIAQRRVEEQNLLAELGRAKALDQVDAENSLNDSKNQRTQALVTHTIARLQFWDNLGILYIKDNGQWEETHDANSK; this comes from the coding sequence ATGAAATCAACGGCGCCATTTCTGGCGGGGGTAGGGCTGCTGATCCTGCTGGGAGCAGCGGGCTGCACGACAAAGTACTTTCGCAAATCGGCCGACAAGCAGGTCTATGGCATCGTCAGGAATAAATCACCGGCGGTGCCCAACATGGACCCCCATTTTACCATCGAGCAGACCAATTCCCCTCTGCTCGAGCAGTTGCCCATCTCCACCAATGCCCCCGATTTCCTTGGCGCCTATGGTGAACGCGAGCGCGGGGCGCGGGCGCTGAGCCTCGAATCGGCCCTCGCCCTGGCAATTCACTACAGCCGCAGCTATCAATCGCGCAAGGAGCAGCTTTATCTCTCCGCGCTGAACCTGACGCTCTCCCGCCACCGCTTCACCCCCATTTTTAACGCCGAGGGCAACATCAATTACGGCGGAGAAACCGAACGCGCAGTCGCCTACCAACTCAACCAGGCCACGGGTCTGCTCGAACCAGTGGTGAGCGACTCGCTGGTCGAGCAGCAGCGCATCGCCGCCAATGGGACATTGCTTGGGGCTGACTGGCTCATCCGCGGCGTGGGCGAACTCAGCGCCTCTTTGACGGCTGACTTTATCCGGTTTGTCACCGGCGGTCCCCAAACCCTCTCCCAGTCCCAGCTCAATGCCAGCTTCACCCGTCCCCTGTTGCAGAACGCCGCCTTCAAAGCCGAGATGGAAGCCCTCACCCAGGATGAACGGCAGGTCCTTTACGACCTGCGCGATTTTACCCGGTACCGCAAGGATTTCGCCGTCCAAATCGCCACCGCCTATTATGGCGTCCTGGGCAGCCGCGACGCCGCCCGCAACAACTTTCTGAACCTCAAAAGCTCGAGGAAAAATGCCGAGCGCAGCCGGGCCCTGGCCCAGGAGGGCCGCATTACCCAATCCGATTTGGGCCGGCTCGAACAGCAGGAACTCACCGCTGAAAGCTCGTGGATTAATGCCATCCGCAATTACCAGCAGGCCCTCGACAATTTCAAACTCCAACTGGGCTTGAGCGTCGATGCCAACCTTGTCCTCGAAGATCGGGAACTCGAGCGTCTGCAAATCAGGGACCCCAAACTCAGCGTCGATGAGTCCATCCGAATCGCACTGGTTGCCCGCCTGGATTACCTGAACGTGAAGGACGAGCTGGGCGATGCGGGACGCAAAGTCGATGTCGCCATCAGCGCCCTCAAGCCCAGAGTCGATTTTGTCTCAACCGTCAATATGAGCAGCAACCCCGACCGCACCGGCGGCTTGCAGATGCCCGATCCCCAACGATACAGTTGGAGCGCCGGGGCGCTGGTCGATCCGGGTCTGGACCGCCTGCCCCAGCGCAACAACTACCGGACGGCCCTGATTACGCGCGAACGCGCCAGGCGCGCCGTCGATGAGCAGGAAGACCAAATTAAACTCCAGGTCCGCGATAGCTGGCGCACGCTGGACCAGGCCAAACGCAACTACGAAATCAGCGAGATCGGTGTCACCATCGCCCAACGCCGCGTCGAGGAGCAAAATCTGCTCGCCGAACTCGGACGCGCCAAGGCCCTGGACCAGGTCGATGCGGAAAACTCATTAAACGACTCCAAAAACCAGCGCACGCAGGCCCTCGTCACCCATACCATTGCCAGACTCCAGTTTTGGGACAACCTGGGCATTCTCTATATCAAAGACAACGGCCAGTGGGAGGAAACGCACGATGCAAACAGCAAGTAA
- a CDS encoding DUF3516 domain-containing protein, with protein MTLYDLIPRGEDLSNNILLSRFLDYTQGKGLQLYPAQESAILELFEEKNVILNTPTGSGKSLVAAALHFKALTQGKRSIYTCPIKALVNEKWLALCREFGPENVGLSTGDATVNHDAPILCCTAEILANIALRQGPTAQVQEVIMDEFHYYADRERGVAWQVPLLTLPQARFLLMSATLGDTAFFEQELTKLNGRPTVSVSSTHRPVPLDFAYSELPLATTLETLVREQKAPVYVVHFTQLEAAQSAQDFTSINVCTREEKAAVGNALENFKFSSPYGPEIRKWLKHGIGLHHAGLLPKYRVLVEQLAQKGLLKIICGTDTLGVGINVPIRTVLFSRLCKYDGEKTAILSARDFHQIAGRAGRKGFDERGWVVAQAPEHVVENLKLEHKAARDGKKAVKRKPPEWNFVNWDKNTFARLMAAQPERLASRFQVSHGMLLNVLSRKGDGCRAMQTLIRDCHETPKAKRAHLKRAWQLFRSLVERKIVEFIPRTAEGAYLRVNIELQEDFSMDRTLSLYLLETLPLVDPQAPDYPLVLLTLVESIVEDPDLILRKQLDKVKDQKMAEMKMAGIEYDERIEELEKLEYPKPNREFIYSTFNAFADKHPWVGQENIRPKSIAREMFENFRSFSDYIRDYELQRAEGLLLRHLNGVYKVLAQTVPDTAKGDTVREMEIYLRTMIRQVDSSLLDEWEKMRYPNYQRAEEKELRPPGAEEAAPDVTRDTKTFTAAVRNRIFSFLRGLVNDDAGQALTYLSSDLDCEGQPWTAGRLRQALDGYYAGHERICLDPEARNLRHTHVLPSEDRASWRVQQMLVDPEGHNDWVAEFEIDLGESRKAGEPVLRLRRVEGL; from the coding sequence TATCAAGGCGCTGGTGAATGAAAAATGGCTCGCTCTGTGCCGCGAATTCGGGCCCGAGAACGTCGGATTGAGCACGGGTGACGCCACGGTCAATCACGATGCGCCCATCTTATGTTGCACGGCTGAAATCCTGGCTAATATCGCTTTGCGCCAAGGTCCCACCGCCCAAGTGCAAGAAGTCATTATGGACGAGTTCCATTACTACGCCGATCGCGAGCGCGGGGTGGCTTGGCAAGTTCCTCTGCTTACCCTGCCCCAGGCGCGTTTTCTTCTAATGTCCGCCACGCTCGGAGACACGGCCTTTTTCGAGCAGGAACTGACCAAACTCAATGGACGGCCCACGGTAAGCGTCTCATCAACGCACCGTCCGGTCCCTCTCGACTTCGCCTATTCGGAGCTGCCGCTGGCGACAACGCTTGAAACGCTGGTTCGGGAACAAAAGGCGCCGGTGTATGTGGTACACTTCACCCAACTCGAAGCGGCCCAGAGCGCGCAGGATTTCACGAGCATTAATGTTTGCACGCGCGAGGAAAAAGCCGCTGTCGGCAACGCGCTGGAAAACTTCAAGTTCAGCAGCCCATACGGGCCGGAAATCCGCAAATGGCTCAAGCATGGGATAGGTCTCCATCATGCCGGGTTGTTGCCCAAGTACCGGGTGCTGGTCGAGCAATTGGCCCAAAAAGGACTGCTCAAAATTATTTGCGGCACCGACACGCTGGGAGTCGGGATTAACGTCCCGATTCGGACGGTTCTCTTCAGCCGGTTGTGCAAATATGACGGCGAGAAAACTGCCATCCTGAGCGCGCGCGATTTCCACCAGATAGCCGGGCGTGCCGGTCGCAAAGGATTCGACGAGCGGGGCTGGGTGGTAGCGCAGGCGCCGGAGCATGTGGTCGAAAACCTGAAGCTCGAACACAAAGCCGCCCGCGACGGCAAGAAGGCCGTCAAACGCAAGCCGCCTGAGTGGAATTTTGTCAATTGGGACAAAAACACGTTTGCGCGGTTGATGGCGGCACAACCGGAGCGACTGGCCTCGCGTTTCCAGGTTTCACATGGGATGTTGCTCAATGTATTGAGCCGCAAAGGCGACGGCTGCCGCGCGATGCAGACGCTCATCCGGGACTGCCACGAAACGCCGAAAGCCAAAAGGGCCCATCTCAAGCGGGCCTGGCAACTCTTCCGGTCACTGGTCGAGCGCAAAATCGTCGAGTTCATTCCGCGCACAGCCGAAGGGGCTTACCTGCGCGTCAATATCGAGTTGCAGGAAGACTTTTCCATGGACCGGACGCTCTCGCTCTACCTGCTGGAAACCTTGCCGCTGGTGGACCCGCAGGCGCCGGATTACCCGCTGGTCCTGCTGACGCTGGTGGAATCGATCGTCGAAGACCCGGACCTCATCCTGCGCAAACAACTGGATAAGGTTAAAGACCAGAAAATGGCGGAGATGAAAATGGCCGGCATCGAATACGACGAGCGAATCGAGGAGTTGGAAAAACTCGAATACCCCAAACCGAATCGTGAATTCATCTATTCCACCTTCAACGCCTTTGCGGACAAGCACCCCTGGGTTGGCCAGGAGAATATCCGGCCCAAATCCATTGCGCGCGAGATGTTCGAGAATTTCAGGTCCTTCTCGGATTACATTCGCGACTACGAACTGCAGCGGGCCGAGGGACTCCTGTTGCGCCACCTCAACGGGGTCTATAAAGTGTTGGCCCAAACTGTCCCCGACACCGCCAAGGGCGATACCGTCCGCGAAATGGAGATTTATCTGCGGACCATGATCCGGCAGGTGGATTCGAGCCTGCTGGATGAATGGGAGAAGATGCGGTACCCCAACTATCAACGCGCTGAGGAGAAAGAACTCCGCCCGCCGGGCGCGGAAGAAGCGGCCCCGGATGTCACGCGTGACACGAAGACATTCACGGCTGCGGTTCGGAATCGCATTTTCTCCTTCTTGCGTGGTTTAGTGAATGATGACGCCGGCCAAGCCCTCACTTATCTCAGCTCGGACCTGGATTGCGAAGGGCAACCCTGGACTGCCGGGCGTTTGCGCCAGGCCCTTGACGGCTATTACGCGGGGCATGAGCGGATTTGCCTCGACCCCGAAGCGCGCAACCTGCGGCACACCCACGTGCTGCCCAGCGAAGACAGGGCCTCGTGGCGTGTCCAGCAGATGCTCGTCGATCCAGAGGGCCACAATGATTGGGTTGCCGAGTTCGAGATTGACCTGGGCGAATCGCGCAAAGCGGGTGAACCGGTCCTGCGCTTGCGCCGGGTTGAAGGGCTGTGA
- a CDS encoding ABC transporter ATP-binding protein, with protein sequence MPPIVQFENVRKTYRMGSVTVEALRGISFDVHSGDYISIMGPSGCGKSTLLNLLGCLDHPTSGRYLLGGEDVSAMSDDALSAIRGTRLGFVFQSYNLIQQLTVLENIEVPLYYQGRPEKESREAARCLAERVGLDARLEHKPFELSGGQQQRVAIARALVNDPLVLLADEPTGNLDSTSGGEILHLFDDLNSQGKTLILVTHDTSISRHARRAIRLCDGEIESDVNGQPPP encoded by the coding sequence ATGCCCCCCATTGTCCAATTCGAAAATGTCCGCAAGACCTACCGGATGGGGTCGGTTACCGTCGAGGCCCTGCGCGGCATTTCCTTCGATGTCCACTCCGGCGACTACATCAGCATCATGGGGCCATCGGGGTGCGGCAAATCGACCCTGCTGAACCTCTTGGGCTGCCTGGATCACCCCACCTCGGGACGCTACCTGCTGGGTGGTGAAGACGTTTCCGCTATGTCCGATGATGCCCTCTCGGCGATTCGGGGCACCCGGCTCGGTTTCGTATTTCAGTCCTATAACCTGATCCAGCAACTGACGGTCCTCGAGAATATCGAAGTGCCGCTCTATTATCAGGGCCGGCCCGAGAAAGAGAGCCGCGAGGCCGCCCGTTGCCTGGCCGAGCGCGTGGGTTTGGATGCGCGATTGGAGCATAAACCGTTCGAACTTTCTGGCGGACAACAACAGCGCGTCGCCATCGCCCGGGCGCTGGTCAACGACCCGCTGGTCTTGCTGGCTGACGAACCCACCGGCAACCTCGATTCCACTTCCGGGGGTGAAATCCTTCACCTGTTTGACGACCTGAACAGCCAGGGAAAGACCCTCATCCTGGTCACTCACGATACCTCGATTTCGCGCCACGCGCGAAGGGCCATTCGCCTTTGCGACGGCGAGATCGAATCGGATGTCAATGGACAACCACCCCCCTAA
- a CDS encoding ABC transporter permease, whose protein sequence is MRLGIRSLWLHRLRSLLTVLGIVFGVCSVIAMLAIGEGASFEAQEQIKNLGSQNIIIRSVKPPEEQKVSDKGSENYVLQYGLTYPDVKRIRLTIPGVTVVLPARNIREYVWNISRRVDCEVVGTVPWYPQMRNHQVAMGRFFTDTDMDGKASVCVLGAEMVPALFPLESPLGKHVRVGSEYYQVIGVMEPRGPEANADGSQDNTKAAVHRMFIPLETAKLRFGEILLRRRSGSFAAERVQLHEATVKVASLEEVTGAADAIKEVLQRNHKKVDYEVIVPLELLRRAERTKEIFNIVLGSIAAISLLVGGIGIMNIMLASVTERTREIGIRRALGARRRDIILQFLVETVLLSGAGGILGVFLGLAIPFIVSHAAGMKTIVTVWSPFLAFSISAIVGVVFGLYPALRAANMDPVEALRHE, encoded by the coding sequence ATGCGCCTGGGCATCCGGAGCCTGTGGCTGCATCGGCTGCGCTCGCTGTTAACCGTTCTGGGCATTGTTTTTGGCGTTTGTTCGGTTATCGCAATGCTGGCCATCGGCGAGGGCGCCAGCTTCGAGGCCCAGGAACAGATTAAAAACCTCGGCAGCCAAAACATTATCATCCGCAGCGTCAAACCGCCCGAAGAGCAGAAAGTCTCGGACAAGGGCAGCGAGAATTATGTGCTCCAGTACGGCCTGACCTACCCCGACGTGAAACGCATACGCTTGACCATTCCCGGGGTGACGGTGGTGCTGCCGGCTCGCAACATCCGCGAGTATGTCTGGAACATCAGCCGCCGCGTCGATTGCGAGGTCGTCGGCACCGTCCCCTGGTACCCTCAGATGCGCAATCATCAGGTCGCTATGGGCCGGTTCTTCACCGATACCGACATGGACGGCAAGGCCAGTGTTTGCGTGCTGGGCGCCGAAATGGTCCCGGCCCTTTTTCCGCTCGAATCGCCGCTTGGCAAACACGTTCGGGTCGGTTCGGAATATTACCAAGTGATTGGCGTGATGGAGCCGCGCGGGCCGGAGGCCAATGCCGACGGCAGCCAGGATAACACGAAAGCGGCCGTCCATCGCATGTTCATCCCGCTGGAAACTGCGAAACTGCGATTTGGCGAAATTCTCCTGCGCCGGCGCAGCGGCAGTTTCGCAGCCGAACGGGTGCAACTTCACGAGGCGACCGTGAAGGTGGCCTCGCTCGAAGAGGTCACCGGTGCAGCCGACGCCATTAAGGAGGTCCTGCAACGGAACCATAAAAAGGTCGATTATGAAGTGATTGTCCCCCTCGAACTCCTCAGGCGGGCGGAGCGGACGAAAGAGATTTTCAACATCGTGCTCGGCTCGATAGCCGCTATCTCGCTGCTGGTGGGCGGCATTGGGATCATGAACATCATGCTCGCCAGCGTCACCGAGCGCACCCGGGAGATCGGCATCCGGCGCGCGTTGGGCGCCCGGCGGCGGGACATTATTTTGCAATTCCTGGTGGAAACGGTGCTGCTCTCGGGGGCAGGCGGGATTCTCGGGGTCTTCCTGGGCCTGGCCATCCCGTTCATTGTCAGCCACGCCGCCGGCATGAAGACCATCGTGACCGTCTGGTCGCCCTTTCTGGCCTTCAGCATCTCGGCTATTGTGGGTGTGGTCTTCGGCCTCTACCCTGCTCTGCGCGCCGCCAACATGGACCCCGTCGAGGCCCTGCGTCATGAATAA
- the pgsA gene encoding CDP-diacylglycerol--glycerol-3-phosphate 3-phosphatidyltransferase — translation MTTANKVTILRILLIPFFVVEVLYYGNGHNEVNRLLALLTFAVASICDGVDGYIARRYNQRSELGAILDPLADKLLLVSGIIVLSFDHRPYLDVLPLWLAGTIIGRDILLLAGLIVIQWTVGKVNVRPRMLGKLATLLQMIVILWILLKWDKRWLFGWTLSTALCTGISGLLYVWDGSRQLSAHPASSPAKQ, via the coding sequence ATGACCACTGCCAATAAAGTCACCATCCTGCGGATTCTTTTAATCCCCTTTTTTGTGGTCGAGGTGCTCTACTATGGCAATGGTCATAATGAGGTCAACCGGCTTCTGGCCCTGCTCACCTTTGCCGTTGCCTCCATTTGCGACGGGGTCGATGGATACATTGCCCGCCGCTACAATCAGCGCAGCGAACTGGGGGCCATCCTGGACCCCCTTGCCGACAAGCTCTTGCTGGTCTCAGGCATTATTGTCCTGAGCTTCGATCACCGGCCGTACCTCGATGTGCTCCCCTTGTGGCTTGCCGGCACCATAATTGGCCGGGACATCCTCTTGCTGGCCGGCCTGATCGTCATTCAGTGGACCGTCGGCAAGGTCAACGTCAGACCCCGCATGCTAGGCAAGCTCGCCACCCTTTTGCAGATGATCGTTATCCTTTGGATTCTGCTCAAGTGGGACAAACGCTGGCTCTTTGGCTGGACGCTCAGCACGGCCCTGTGCACTGGCATTTCCGGTCTGCTCTATGTGTGGGACGGCAGCCGCCAACTCAGCGCCCATCCCGCCAGCTCGCCCGCCAAACAATAG
- a CDS encoding efflux RND transporter periplasmic adaptor subunit produces MQTASNLVTSFWRRPRWWLLAAGLALAAAALVFWPPGSKSGANGPVFAARRGPLEITLLEGGSLQALESQEIKCEVRVGYQGTKILKIVEEGYLVTDDDVKTNKVLVELDSSDLQKQLIQQEIQYQSALASLIDAQQSYEIQVSQNESDIKDAELKARFARMDFDKFLGDSVTAQIIAQVGLDKLLAAASTNDVEQTTRADEAAPDQPVTGSMAAPEPGPNHSPTNQPAAIQTAEIRLVNGAVASKATPIMTNTAQPLRVAQAPSANHDPNEMDSTNSMMVDFSPYASLDKLGDGEAKQKVRQFEDDLQVAEKELGQAKSTLEGTRRLFEKGFVTKTDLERDDIAYENSRLKVQTAGSARDLFLKYDFLKSAEDTLSKFAQSVRELDKARRVAISKMAQARAKLKSAQAQHQVQLRQRDDFKEQLDKCTIHATKTGLVVYGSAGDDMFYYGGQEQIREGATVRERQAIITIPDMTRMSVKVKIHESYIKKIKKGQKVRITVDAFPDKALTGEVSKVGVLPDSQNRWLNPDLKVYLTTITVDGTQDWAKPGMSAKVEILVDTISNCVYVPVQAVSPDGDRQVCFLPHGAKPERREVQIGGFNDEFIEIKSGLKEGELVLLKAPDGLQPQTPALPGKPPEKPKPQLPSGPAVSPATLPASPPVQARKA; encoded by the coding sequence ATGCAAACAGCAAGTAACCTAGTTACATCGTTTTGGCGCCGGCCACGCTGGTGGCTTCTGGCGGCGGGCCTGGCCCTGGCAGCGGCGGCCTTGGTTTTCTGGCCGCCCGGCTCAAAATCGGGCGCCAATGGCCCTGTGTTTGCCGCTCGGCGCGGCCCGCTCGAAATCACCCTTCTCGAGGGAGGCAGCCTCCAAGCCCTCGAATCGCAGGAGATCAAATGCGAGGTGCGCGTCGGCTATCAAGGCACAAAAATCCTTAAGATCGTCGAAGAGGGCTATCTCGTCACGGATGACGATGTCAAAACCAACAAGGTCCTGGTCGAACTCGACTCTTCGGACCTCCAGAAGCAGCTCATTCAACAGGAAATCCAATACCAATCCGCTCTGGCCAGCCTCATTGACGCCCAACAAAGCTATGAAATCCAGGTGAGCCAAAATGAAAGCGACATCAAGGATGCCGAACTCAAGGCGCGCTTCGCCCGCATGGATTTCGATAAGTTCCTCGGCGACTCCGTTACGGCCCAGATCATCGCGCAGGTTGGACTCGATAAATTATTAGCCGCTGCGAGCACCAATGATGTCGAGCAGACAACCCGCGCCGATGAGGCCGCTCCAGACCAGCCCGTCACCGGTTCAATGGCCGCTCCCGAACCCGGCCCAAATCACTCACCCACCAACCAGCCGGCCGCCATTCAAACGGCGGAGATTCGGCTCGTGAACGGGGCTGTTGCTTCCAAGGCCACTCCCATAATGACAAACACGGCGCAACCCCTGCGCGTTGCCCAGGCCCCCTCTGCCAACCACGACCCGAATGAAATGGACTCCACCAACTCCATGATGGTCGATTTCTCACCTTACGCCAGCCTGGATAAGCTGGGCGATGGCGAGGCCAAGCAGAAAGTGCGCCAGTTCGAGGATGACCTCCAGGTTGCCGAAAAGGAATTGGGCCAGGCCAAATCGACATTGGAGGGGACCCGGCGCCTTTTTGAAAAGGGCTTCGTCACCAAAACTGATTTGGAACGGGACGACATCGCCTACGAAAACAGCCGGCTCAAAGTGCAAACTGCCGGCAGCGCCAGGGACTTGTTCCTCAAATACGACTTCCTCAAATCCGCCGAGGATACCCTCTCGAAGTTCGCCCAGAGCGTCCGCGAATTGGATAAGGCCCGGCGGGTTGCCATCTCGAAAATGGCTCAGGCCAGGGCGAAATTGAAGTCCGCACAGGCCCAGCACCAGGTCCAACTCCGCCAGCGGGACGATTTCAAGGAGCAACTTGATAAATGCACCATCCACGCCACCAAAACCGGCCTGGTTGTGTACGGCAGCGCCGGCGACGACATGTTCTATTACGGCGGCCAGGAACAGATTCGCGAAGGCGCCACCGTCCGCGAGCGTCAGGCTATCATTACTATTCCCGATATGACGCGCATGTCCGTCAAAGTCAAAATCCACGAAAGCTACATCAAGAAGATCAAAAAGGGCCAAAAGGTCCGCATTACGGTGGATGCTTTCCCGGACAAGGCCTTGACTGGAGAGGTCAGCAAGGTGGGCGTTCTGCCGGATTCACAAAATCGTTGGCTCAACCCCGACCTCAAAGTCTATCTCACGACGATAACTGTCGATGGAACCCAGGATTGGGCCAAACCGGGTATGAGCGCCAAGGTGGAAATCCTGGTGGATACGATTTCCAACTGCGTTTATGTGCCGGTCCAGGCCGTCTCCCCGGATGGCGACCGGCAGGTCTGCTTTCTGCCCCATGGCGCCAAGCCCGAGAGGCGTGAAGTGCAAATTGGGGGTTTCAACGATGAATTCATCGAGATTAAGAGCGGCCTCAAAGAGGGGGAACTCGTCTTGCTTAAAGCGCCTGATGGGCTCCAGCCTCAAACCCCGGCGCTGCCGGGCAAACCACCTGAGAAACCCAAGCCGCAGCTACCCTCCGGCCCGGCGGTTTCCCCCGCAACGCTCCCTGCCAGCCCGCCAGTCCAGGCCAGAAAAGCATGA
- a CDS encoding peroxiredoxin yields the protein MAISVGSKAPDFTLKSKQASGLVDLKLSNNFGKKNTVLLFFPAAFTSVCTSEMCDISAGLNAYSGLNADVIGVSVDSPFAQEAWAQKEHIKFPLASDLNKDVIKKYDVVFPMLAGIGDTAARAAFVIDKNGVVQYSEQTPTPKDLPHFDKVKETLAKLT from the coding sequence ATGGCTATCTCCGTCGGCTCCAAAGCCCCTGATTTTACCCTCAAATCCAAACAAGCCTCCGGCCTCGTTGACCTGAAGCTCAGCAATAATTTCGGAAAGAAAAATACCGTTCTGCTCTTCTTCCCGGCAGCCTTCACCAGCGTCTGCACTTCCGAAATGTGCGACATCAGTGCCGGACTCAACGCCTACTCCGGACTCAACGCCGACGTCATTGGCGTGAGTGTCGATTCCCCTTTCGCTCAAGAGGCCTGGGCGCAAAAGGAGCATATCAAGTTCCCCCTCGCCAGCGATCTCAATAAGGACGTCATCAAAAAGTACGACGTCGTCTTTCCAATGCTGGCCGGAATTGGCGACACCGCCGCTCGCGCCGCCTTTGTCATCGATAAAAACGGCGTCGTCCAATACAGCGAACAAACCCCCACTCCTAAAGACCTGCCGCACTTCGACAAAGTCAAAGAGACCCTCGCCAAACTGACCTAG